In one Paenibacillus sp. JQZ6Y-1 genomic region, the following are encoded:
- a CDS encoding GntP family permease, with product MYSIFGLSHQVTLLIWALVAIAILIVMIAKYKWNPFVVLLFASLFLGLVIGMKPLDVVDSVQSGLGGTLGSIAIVIGLGTMLGKMMAESGGAEQIATTLIDRFGEKRVPWAMLLVGLIVGMPVFFEVGIILLIPILFTVIRKTNISLLKVGIPMLAGLSTVHGLLPPHPAPMIAINAFSANIGTTIVYALIVGIPTAIVAGPLFGTYIGNRIVVQPPEGLSKQFSSSPLDQPDRKLPGFGLTLLTILMPVILMLSGSIVEIAAPNSTSGIAMFFRFVGNEVVAMFIATVFAFFSLGFAQGFNKEQISKFASECLAPTASIILIIGGGGAFKQVLIDSGVGDAIANVATSAHVNVIVFAFLVSALIRVATGSATVAMTTAAGIVAPVLALTPGANVELVVLATGAGSLILSHVNDAGFWMVKEFFNMSVPQTLKSWTVMETILSLFAFAIILLLSVIVG from the coding sequence ATGTATTCGATTTTTGGACTAAGTCATCAGGTGACCCTACTGATCTGGGCGCTGGTAGCAATTGCGATCTTGATCGTGATGATTGCAAAATATAAATGGAATCCATTTGTTGTGCTGCTGTTTGCATCTTTATTTTTGGGATTGGTCATCGGCATGAAGCCGCTTGATGTGGTGGATTCGGTGCAAAGTGGATTGGGTGGTACACTCGGTTCGATTGCCATCGTGATCGGGCTAGGTACGATGCTTGGTAAAATGATGGCAGAATCTGGTGGTGCGGAGCAGATTGCGACCACACTGATCGACCGTTTTGGCGAAAAGCGTGTCCCATGGGCGATGCTGCTGGTCGGGCTGATCGTCGGTATGCCTGTCTTTTTTGAGGTGGGCATTATTTTGCTGATTCCCATTTTGTTTACCGTAATCCGCAAGACGAACATTTCACTGTTAAAAGTCGGGATTCCGATGCTGGCAGGGCTATCAACCGTACATGGTTTGCTGCCGCCGCATCCAGCACCGATGATTGCAATTAATGCGTTTAGCGCCAATATTGGCACGACGATTGTGTATGCGCTAATTGTCGGCATTCCAACCGCAATCGTTGCCGGACCGTTGTTTGGTACATATATCGGCAACCGAATTGTTGTCCAGCCACCAGAAGGCTTATCCAAGCAGTTCTCGTCTAGTCCTCTGGATCAACCAGATCGCAAGCTACCGGGATTTGGGCTAACGCTTTTGACGATTCTAATGCCGGTCATTCTGATGCTATCTGGCTCGATTGTGGAGATTGCTGCACCGAACAGTACGAGCGGTATTGCGATGTTTTTCCGTTTTGTCGGCAATGAGGTGGTAGCGATGTTTATCGCGACCGTGTTTGCCTTTTTCTCGTTGGGGTTTGCACAGGGCTTTAACAAAGAACAAATATCCAAATTCGCCAGTGAATGTCTGGCACCAACGGCTTCGATTATTCTGATTATCGGTGGCGGTGGAGCGTTCAAGCAGGTTCTCATCGATAGTGGTGTAGGCGATGCAATTGCCAATGTAGCGACATCGGCACATGTGAATGTGATCGTGTTTGCCTTTCTCGTCTCGGCATTGATTCGAGTTGCGACTGGCTCGGCAACAGTGGCGATGACCACAGCAGCAGGGATTGTAGCGCCTGTACTAGCACTGACGCCGGGTGCAAATGTAGAACTGGTCGTACTGGCAACAGGTGCAGGCTCGTTGATTCTGTCACATGTGAATGATGCAGGCTTCTGGATGGTGAAAGAGTTTTTCAATATGTCCGTACCGCAGACGCTTAAATCGTGGACTGTGATGGAGACGATTTTGTCGTTGTTTGCGTTTGCGATCATTTTGCTTTTAAGTGTAATTGTGGGATGA
- a CDS encoding Ppx/GppA phosphatase family protein, with the protein MSDHRNRLGIIDIGSNSIRLIIYEAGHDRVCRMVHKAKETVRLGVSRDEHGNMSEDDIWTVIPVLNRFKDICAANRTDQIRAVATAAVRQSPNTEQIRSIWERETGINVQILTGEEEAYYGFLGVTRSLPSHVQEGFIVDIGGGSTEISYFKGETLLHSTSLPCGAVNMTIQNGGRDRWSAQSQEQLQHKIAGLLEPYPWTAQHRHLPLIGLGGGIRALARMERERQQQLKPAGDPYTIEADTIRYYADALAGLSVEERIQTFDLAADRADIIVAGTMILRTVFDHMQCSVLLASWRGLSDGLAHHTLSMTQQTERPLKGR; encoded by the coding sequence ATGAAGCAGGTCATGATCGAGTCTGCCGGATGGTGCATAAAGCCAAGGAAACGGTACGTCTCGGTGTAAGTCGAGATGAACACGGGAATATGAGTGAGGATGACATCTGGACGGTCATTCCTGTGTTGAATCGGTTCAAGGACATTTGCGCTGCGAATCGGACAGATCAGATTCGTGCAGTAGCTACAGCTGCTGTACGCCAATCACCCAATACGGAACAAATTCGTTCGATTTGGGAACGTGAAACTGGTATCAACGTGCAGATTTTAACTGGTGAAGAGGAAGCGTATTACGGGTTCCTCGGCGTGACCCGTTCGTTGCCATCGCATGTACAAGAAGGCTTTATCGTCGATATTGGCGGTGGTAGCACGGAGATTTCTTATTTTAAAGGCGAGACATTACTGCACAGTACATCGCTGCCTTGCGGAGCGGTCAATATGACCATCCAAAATGGCGGTCGTGACCGCTGGTCTGCGCAATCTCAGGAGCAATTGCAGCATAAGATTGCAGGGCTGCTAGAGCCATATCCATGGACTGCCCAGCATCGTCATCTGCCGCTGATCGGATTAGGCGGCGGCATTCGAGCACTGGCACGAATGGAGCGTGAACGTCAGCAACAGCTCAAGCCTGCGGGCGATCCGTATACGATTGAAGCGGATACGATTCGCTATTATGCGGATGCGCTGGCTGGACTGAGTGTGGAGGAGCGCATTCAGACGTTTGATCTGGCTGCCGACCGTGCAGATATTATCGTTGCTGGGACTATGATTTTGCGAACGGTGTTTGACCATATGCAGTGCTCGGTGTTGCTGGCAAGCTGGCGCGGATTAAGTGACGGTCTGGCACATCATACGCTCAGTATGACGCAGCAAACGGAGCGCCCGCTCAAAGGTCGCTAG